Part of the Pseudodesulfovibrio mercurii genome is shown below.
CGCGTCCAAGAGTTCACATCGACGACGCGGTTTGGCACCTCGATGTCGGCTCATCACATCCTGGGGCTGAAGCAGGTCCCAAGGGTACGGCTGTTCGCCGTTTAAAGTGGTACGCGAGCTGGGTTTAAAACGTCGTGAGACAGTTTGGTCCCTATCCTCCGTGGGCGTAGGAGAATTGAAAAGGGTCTGCCCCTAGTACGAGAGGACCGGGGTGGACGAACCTATGGTGTTCCTGTTGTCGCGCCAGCGGCATAGCAGGGTAGCTAAGTTCGGAAAGGATAACCGCTGAAAGCATCTAAGCGGGAAGCCCGCCTTAAGATAAGTTCTCCCTGGACATTATGTCCCTAAAGATCCCTGGAAGACCACCAGGTTGATAGGCTGGAGGTGTAAGCAACGCAAGTTGTTCAGCTGACCAGTACTAATAGATCGTGCGGCTTATTTAACAACTAATGGAATTCTCTCTTCCCCTATTTACTTATATATTCGAACTTCCAAGTTCACCAAATTTTCTTGGTGGCCAAGGAGGAGGGGGTACACCCGGTCCCATTCCGAACCCGGTAGTTAAGCCCTCCATCGCCGATGATACTGCATGGTAGCGTGTGGGAAAGTAGGTCGCCGCCAAGGAATATTTCCAAAGCCCCAGTCTCTGACTGGGGCTTTTTCTTTTTTATCGAGCGGCTTCCGAGAGCGGGCCGCCCGCACCGTTTCCGAGGCGGCAGGCGATCCTCACGTATGGAGCAATACGCTGCGGTCGCCCGTCCCCCTCGGAAAATGCACATCCGACCCACTCTCGAAAGCCTCGCTCCGTGCGGACGCGGGAGGAGAGAGCCGCTGTTGGTGCGCTATGCGCACCAAGGCGCTCCAGAGGGAAGGCTGGGGTTGCCCGCAACGGAGGGGCTGCCGGCGCTCGCGGTTGGGCGTTGTCCACCTTGCTTTTCGAGAGAGAACGTGCTTGACGGGCGGGTGGGGAATCAGCACTCTGTGCGGGCACTTTTCATTGAAGGAGATCACCATGTTCACTCATGCCATTACCCGCCGTCCGGGACCCGAGATGGTCGACGGCATCACTTCGCAGAACTTGGGCAAGCCGGACTTCGAGTTGGCCCTGGAGCAGCACGACGCCTACTGCCGGACCCTGCGCGATCTGGGCCTGGACGTGACCGTGCTCGATGCCGCGCCGGGATTCCCGGACTGCTGTTTCGTGGAGGACACCGCCGTGGTCTGTGCGGAGGTCGCCGTGCTCACCCCGCTGGGCGCGCCGTCGCGCCAGGGCGAACAGCTGACCATCGAGCCGGAGCTGGCCCGGCACAAGCCCGTGGTCCGCATCGTCCCGCCCGCGCTCATCGAGGGCGGTGACGTGCTCCTGGTGGACAAGACCTTCTTCGTGGGGCTGTCCGACCGCACCAATGCCCAAGGCGCGGCCGCCCTGGCCGACGCGGTCCGGCCCCACGGCTACGACACCGTGGTCATCGCCTGCTGCCCCTCCCTGCACTTCAAGACTGACGTCAACTTCATCGGCAACGACACCATTCTGGTCTCGCCCTGCTGCGACTCCCTGCCCGAGCTGGCCCGCTTCCGGCACGTCGTGGTCGAGGACGACGAGGCCTATGCCCGCAACTGCCTGTACATCAACGGCACGGTCATCGTCCCGGCGGGCTTCCCCAAGACCCTGGCCAAGGTCCAGGCCACCGGGGTCAAGACCGTGGTCATCGACGTGTCCGAGTTCCGCAAGCTGGACGGCGGCCTGACCTGCCTGTCCCTGCGATTCTAGGCAGCTCGCGGTCCTGTTCCGCAATGAAAAGGCCCCGGTTCATTCGAACCGGGGCCTTTTGTTTGCTCCTTCGCGGGTCGGCGGTCGGCGATGGAGGATGTCGAGACCGGGGAAGGGGAGAGGAGGTTGCCTCCCCCGGCCTCGGATGGGGTCTAGTATTGGGTCACGGGCTTGGGCAGGGTGAAGAGCCAGAGCTTGGAGGCGGTCTCGGAGGGCGAGAGCTCGATGTGCGTGTTCACGGGCTTGCCCTTGTATTTGACCTGGCCCGAACCGTCCACGGTGTAGGCGGCGGCCTTGGTCACGGGCTTGCCGTCCTCGTCGTTGACCGGGTCCACGACCTTGAAGGTGAAGCCGAAGTCGTTGTCCGAGGTCACGGCGATGGTGCGCATGTCGGGCAGCAGGGCCACACCCTCGGCCTTGGCGGGTTTCCAGCCGTACTCCTTGATGTCGAGGAGCCTCGTCTTTTGAACGTATTTCACGCCCAGCCCCTCCACGGCGCTGCGGTCGGCCAGGGTCTCAAGCTCCTTGCCGTCATTGGTCTTGACGTCCGAGATGTCCGTGGCCTGGGCCAGGTCGATGAGGTAGATGGGGATGCGGCCCTTGCCGTCCGCGTTCTTGCCCCGCTCCACCAGCAGGAATTTGCTGTCCGAGATGGCGTGCAGGTCGCCGATCATGGCGTGGGCGGACTGGGCGTAGTTCCGGATGTCGTGCGGGTAGGCGAACTGCTCGACCTTGCCGGTGGCCGGGTCGAGGAGCACCAGGCGGATGAAGGTGGCCTTGGACTTCTTGATGTTGCCGTCCACGTCGCAGACCGACTGGACGGCGGCCAGGACCTTGCCGCCGGGGGTCACGGCGATGCCCTCCATGCCCCGGTTGGGCTGGCGGGTGGTGACGATCATGGGCAACTCCTTACCCGGCACGAACTTCTTGACGATCCTGCCGGTGTAGCCGTCGATCTTGGCGATGAACGGGCCGTACTCGTCACAGATCCACAGGTAGCGCTTGTCCTTGCTGTCGATGGCGATGCCCTCGGTGTCCAGCCCCTCGGGATCGAAGGGCAGCCGCTTCAGGACGTCGTCCAGGGGCACTTCGCCGGTGGCTCCCACGGAGCCGATGGGGATGGCCCTGCCCGACACGGGGCGGCCCTTCTCGTCCTTGATGGTGATCAGGGAGGCGAGCACGGCGTGGCCGTCCTTGACGCGCACCGCCCCGAAGGAGGGCGCGAAGTTCGGGGCCGGGAACATCTTGCTGGCCGTGGCCTTGCCGTTCAGCTCGAACTTGGGCGCGTCGGCGTTGGGGCCACGGTCGGTGATGGCGTAGAACACGCGCGCACCGTCGGCGGCGCGGCCCACGTAGGTCATGCCCGAGCCCACGCCGATGGTGAACCCGCCTGGGAACCGGTCGGCGTATTGGCCCGTGTAGGGGACCATGAATTCCTTGGGAATTTCGATGTCGTATTTCTCCACGGTGACATCCGCGGCCCAGACGGTCTGGACGGCGGAGGCCAGGAGCAAGGCGGACAGAA
Proteins encoded:
- a CDS encoding dimethylarginine dimethylaminohydrolase family protein, whose protein sequence is MFTHAITRRPGPEMVDGITSQNLGKPDFELALEQHDAYCRTLRDLGLDVTVLDAAPGFPDCCFVEDTAVVCAEVAVLTPLGAPSRQGEQLTIEPELARHKPVVRIVPPALIEGGDVLLVDKTFFVGLSDRTNAQGAAALADAVRPHGYDTVVIACCPSLHFKTDVNFIGNDTILVSPCCDSLPELARFRHVVVEDDEAYARNCLYINGTVIVPAGFPKTLAKVQATGVKTVVIDVSEFRKLDGGLTCLSLRF
- a CDS encoding esterase-like activity of phytase family protein, which codes for MLRSLILSALLLASAVQTVWAADVTVEKYDIEIPKEFMVPYTGQYADRFPGGFTIGVGSGMTYVGRAADGARVFYAITDRGPNADAPKFELNGKATASKMFPAPNFAPSFGAVRVKDGHAVLASLITIKDEKGRPVSGRAIPIGSVGATGEVPLDDVLKRLPFDPEGLDTEGIAIDSKDKRYLWICDEYGPFIAKIDGYTGRIVKKFVPGKELPMIVTTRQPNRGMEGIAVTPGGKVLAAVQSVCDVDGNIKKSKATFIRLVLLDPATGKVEQFAYPHDIRNYAQSAHAMIGDLHAISDSKFLLVERGKNADGKGRIPIYLIDLAQATDISDVKTNDGKELETLADRSAVEGLGVKYVQKTRLLDIKEYGWKPAKAEGVALLPDMRTIAVTSDNDFGFTFKVVDPVNDEDGKPVTKAAAYTVDGSGQVKYKGKPVNTHIELSPSETASKLWLFTLPKPVTQY